In a single window of the Flavobacterium ammoniigenes genome:
- a CDS encoding non-canonical purine NTP diphosphatase, producing the protein MQLVFASNNKNKIKEIQLLLPDSIQILSLEDIGCTEEIPETATTIEGNAILKANYVSQKYGYDCFADDSGLEVDALYGEPGVFSARYAGEPKNDENNIDKLIANLNGIENKKANFKTVICLNLQGEQHLFTGIINGKIIEERMGTNGFGYDPIFVADGYQQTFAELTLEEKARISHRGIAVQKLINYLHF; encoded by the coding sequence ATGCAACTCGTTTTCGCTTCCAACAATAAAAATAAAATCAAGGAAATTCAATTGTTACTACCCGATTCCATTCAAATCTTAAGCTTGGAAGATATTGGCTGTACCGAAGAGATTCCCGAAACAGCCACTACTATTGAAGGAAATGCGATTCTAAAAGCCAATTATGTCAGTCAAAAATACGGTTACGATTGTTTTGCAGACGATTCTGGATTGGAAGTAGACGCTTTGTATGGCGAACCTGGCGTTTTTTCGGCACGATATGCTGGCGAACCAAAAAATGACGAGAACAATATTGACAAATTAATAGCCAATTTAAACGGAATTGAAAACAAAAAAGCCAATTTCAAAACCGTTATTTGTTTAAATCTCCAGGGTGAACAACATTTATTTACCGGAATAATTAACGGAAAAATAATTGAAGAACGCATGGGCACCAACGGATTTGGTTACGATCCCATTTTTGTTGCTGATGGCTATCAACAAACGTTTGCTGAGTTGACTTTAGAGGAAAAAGCAAGAATCAGCCACCGTGGTATTGCGGTTCAAAAGTTGATAAATTATTTGCATTTTTAG